In Acidobacteriota bacterium, the following are encoded in one genomic region:
- a CDS encoding threonine synthase codes for MNITHLYCSGCGKEYEPRRLYNLCPACSKPLMVAYDLAKAAQSLTKDRLAARESTLWRYREVLPVDNDANKLCLGEGMTPLIKAQGLGEQLGLTNLFIKDESLNPTASFKARGMAVAISMAKELGAKKLAVPSAGNAAGALAAYAAKAGLPAYIFMPQDTPKANIIECQLMGAKVTLINGLITDCGKIVAERKEAEGWFDVSTLKEPYRVEGKKTMGYEVAEQMNWQLPDVILYPTGGGTGLIGMWKAFDEMEQMGWIDSRRPRMVSVQADGCAPVVKAFAAGATVGADIPDAHTVASGLRVPKAVGDFIMLDIIRKSGGTAISVTDAELIEGTKTISSSEGIFVAPEGGALLPALKKMIDNNQVAKDERIVLFNTGSGLKYLEVF; via the coding sequence ATGAACATTACACATCTTTATTGCTCAGGCTGCGGGAAAGAATACGAACCCCGTCGCCTTTATAATCTCTGTCCCGCTTGCAGCAAACCCTTAATGGTCGCTTATGATTTGGCGAAAGCCGCTCAGAGTTTAACCAAAGACCGGCTTGCCGCACGCGAATCAACCCTCTGGCGTTACCGCGAAGTTTTACCGGTTGATAATGACGCCAACAAACTTTGCCTCGGAGAAGGCATGACACCGCTCATCAAAGCTCAAGGTTTAGGCGAACAACTCGGATTAACCAACCTCTTTATTAAAGACGAATCCTTGAATCCGACGGCTTCATTCAAAGCTCGTGGAATGGCGGTCGCGATTTCGATGGCGAAGGAATTAGGGGCTAAAAAATTAGCCGTTCCCTCGGCAGGAAATGCCGCCGGCGCGCTTGCCGCCTATGCCGCCAAAGCCGGACTCCCGGCTTATATTTTCATGCCGCAGGATACCCCTAAAGCCAATATCATCGAATGCCAACTGATGGGCGCAAAGGTCACTTTGATAAACGGACTGATAACCGATTGCGGCAAGATTGTCGCAGAACGGAAAGAAGCCGAAGGTTGGTTTGACGTTTCGACGTTGAAAGAACCTTACCGTGTTGAAGGCAAAAAAACGATGGGCTATGAAGTAGCCGAGCAGATGAACTGGCAATTACCGGATGTGATTCTCTATCCGACGGGCGGCGGCACTGGGCTTATCGGCATGTGGAAAGCCTTCGATGAAATGGAGCAAATGGGTTGGATTGATTCGCGTCGTCCGCGTATGGTCAGCGTTCAAGCCGACGGTTGCGCGCCGGTTGTCAAAGCCTTTGCGGCGGGCGCAACAGTGGGAGCAGACATTCCTGACGCCCATACTGTGGCATCAGGGTTACGTGTACCCAAAGCGGTTGGCGATTTTATTATGCTCGACATCATTCGCAAAAGCGGCGGCACCGCCATTTCAGTTACCGACGCGGAATTGATTGAGGGCACCAAAACCATCTCATCTTCGGAAGGAATATTTGTGGCTCCCGAAGGCGGCGCGCTTTTACCGGCGTTGAAAAAAATGATTGATAACAATCAGGTAGCCAAAGACGAACGAATTGTTTTATTCAATACGGGTTCGGGTTTGAAGTATCTTGAGGTATTTTGA
- a CDS encoding phosphomannomutase/phosphoglucomutase, with protein sequence MNENIFREYDIRGVVGKDLTEDSVYRVARAIGTFYRKRNITRVSLGRDARESSPIFRDIMIHGLNESGCDVVDIGMVPTPLLYYSLFTDSLNVDAGVMITGSHNPADNNGFKICFNKSSIYGEQIKEIKSYALSKEFATGQGSSTERDIVPCYFKFLKSNIKLGNRKLKVVVDAGNGMGGIIGAPLYRQMGCEVVELFCEPDSRFPNHHPDPTVIENMQHAIKAVHEHSADLVIAFDGDGDRIGVVDEKGKIIWGDQLMVIFSRAILKEIPGATFIAEVKCSKTLFDDIAKHGGNAVMWKVGHSLIKAAMKEKQAVLAGEMSGHIFFAHRYFGYDDAVYAGARLLEILSNTEQPLSALLEDLPKTINTPEIRFDCPDEKKFDIVKLLTEAFKQTHEVIDIDGARILFEHGWGLVRASNTQPVLVMRFEAESENHLTAIRNAVEAKLNELVHE encoded by the coding sequence ATGAATGAGAATATTTTTCGTGAATATGATATTCGCGGAGTTGTGGGAAAAGATTTAACCGAAGATTCGGTGTATCGCGTAGCGCGCGCCATCGGCACCTTTTATCGAAAGCGCAACATCACCCGCGTGAGCTTGGGTCGCGACGCTCGCGAGAGTTCACCGATATTTCGCGACATCATGATTCATGGGTTGAATGAATCAGGGTGTGATGTTGTCGATATTGGCATGGTGCCGACCCCTTTGCTCTATTACTCGCTGTTTACCGATAGCCTTAATGTTGATGCGGGCGTCATGATAACCGGCAGCCATAACCCTGCCGATAATAATGGTTTTAAAATCTGTTTCAATAAGAGTTCAATTTATGGCGAGCAAATCAAGGAAATTAAATCCTATGCCTTGTCCAAAGAGTTCGCCACCGGACAGGGAAGTTCGACCGAACGCGACATTGTGCCGTGTTATTTCAAATTTCTAAAATCAAATATCAAACTCGGCAATCGTAAATTGAAAGTTGTCGTGGATGCCGGAAATGGCATGGGCGGAATTATCGGCGCGCCGCTTTACAGACAAATGGGATGCGAAGTTGTCGAATTATTTTGCGAGCCGGACAGCCGCTTTCCCAACCACCACCCCGACCCGACAGTAATCGAAAATATGCAACACGCCATTAAAGCCGTCCACGAACATTCGGCGGATTTGGTGATTGCCTTTGATGGCGACGGCGACCGCATCGGTGTGGTTGATGAAAAAGGCAAAATCATTTGGGGCGATCAATTGATGGTCATTTTTTCACGCGCCATTTTAAAAGAAATTCCCGGCGCTACTTTTATTGCCGAAGTGAAGTGTTCAAAAACCCTGTTTGATGACATTGCCAAACACGGCGGCAATGCGGTGATGTGGAAAGTCGGGCATTCGTTAATCAAAGCCGCAATGAAGGAAAAACAAGCGGTACTTGCCGGTGAAATGAGCGGGCATATCTTTTTCGCCCATCGCTACTTCGGTTATGACGATGCGGTTTATGCAGGGGCGCGGTTACTGGAAATTTTATCGAATACCGAGCAACCGTTGTCCGCGCTTCTGGAAGATTTACCCAAAACCATCAACACTCCGGAAATCCGTTTTGATTGTCCCGATGAGAAAAAATTTGACATCGTTAAACTGTTGACCGAAGCCTTTAAACAAACCCACGAAGTCATCGACATTGATGGCGCGCGGATTTTGTTTGAACACGGTTGGGGGCTGGTTCGCGCTTCTAATACTCAACCGGTATTGGTTATGCGTTTTGAAGCCGAAAGCGAAAACCATTTGACTGCTATCCGAAATGCCGTTGAAGCCAAATTGAACGAACTGGTTCACGAGTAA
- a CDS encoding efflux RND transporter periplasmic adaptor subunit yields the protein MFKEPQNEIQFCRYPPKVSDAVDVTEQTEGETTRYIVRNKLNAKYFLLRLPEYLIFKQLDGTQTLSDIAQGGRRQTAPKATVPTLIKFLTRLDSLGLLDGNNPPGISPQSDKTELYRRIKLFNPSRFLNWLERRFGWLLSKPFIILSFLVMGFVLLGLIVRADEFSNYTLYTYKEYGFASIILFTLSITVLHEFAHGWACKHFGGDVEEMGVLMIYYVLPAFYCNVSDIYRLKTKSQRLWVIAAGIYWQLCVSALAAMLWLLATPFSLIADFSFLVLLGGTLNILVNCNPLIKLDGYYALSQALNISNLQTASSHYIHSFIEKFLGNSTAKKFQPTRPLLFFSYWILSILYSILLIYFILNLAGAWLLDNLRFFGAGITLGLAGLLTKRWWIPIARNLQVWFLAFKSASMKGANPMSTEQPFHQSSSVKPGSKTPGARISIKRSTVLKGAFALLIFAILFTPWEASTGSDCTLQLPPGREGIARANTDAVLAEIFVQQGDTIAEGSKIARLANPEIEDKLTQINSEIQRLNANNARIEDELKVKSELLLSANLKETERKRLLEEYQSESQQIRANATEATSLPPSLAILQSEIELKQTELEHNRREVERYKKLFEQGLVGSQIYDRAIAAMRISEKELQSARARLEAAKVDHRRLTASTETGSLVAETEARAARSNFEALIAELHSNRQQLEALKIRQEILQREYDGMNVTAPRAGVVLGEDLQKTTGRHYNKGDEICRIGELEKFLLKIEVSEREISNVRLESSVRFKLKTVPGRTFTGRVSKINAEPIANQNGQRFYPVEVMVENSDGMLRPGMTGFARISFGRQSVGFIIAEKLWHSLRPELWLF from the coding sequence GCCCAAAGCAACAGTTCCAACCTTAATCAAGTTTTTAACCAGACTCGACTCGCTTGGACTCCTCGATGGCAATAACCCGCCTGGTATTTCACCGCAAAGCGATAAAACGGAACTTTACAGGCGTATCAAATTATTCAACCCCAGCCGGTTTTTAAACTGGTTAGAGAGACGTTTTGGCTGGCTTTTATCCAAACCGTTTATCATCCTGTCATTTCTTGTCATGGGGTTCGTGCTTCTTGGATTGATCGTCAGGGCTGATGAATTTTCCAACTATACGCTATACACCTATAAAGAATATGGGTTTGCTTCAATCATCCTGTTCACCCTGTCGATTACCGTGCTGCATGAATTCGCGCACGGCTGGGCTTGCAAACACTTTGGCGGCGATGTTGAAGAGATGGGCGTATTGATGATTTATTACGTCCTGCCGGCTTTCTATTGTAATGTTTCGGATATTTATCGTTTGAAAACCAAAAGTCAACGCCTCTGGGTTATCGCTGCGGGTATTTACTGGCAACTGTGTGTGAGTGCCCTGGCAGCGATGCTATGGTTATTAGCAACCCCCTTTTCGCTAATCGCGGATTTCAGTTTTCTGGTACTTCTGGGTGGGACTTTAAATATATTGGTGAACTGCAATCCGTTGATAAAACTGGATGGCTATTACGCGCTGTCACAAGCCTTGAATATTTCAAACTTACAAACGGCATCCAGTCATTACATCCACTCATTCATCGAAAAATTTCTTGGAAATTCAACCGCAAAAAAATTTCAACCTACTCGCCCGCTACTTTTTTTCTCCTATTGGATTCTCTCGATCCTCTATTCAATCCTGCTGATTTATTTCATTTTGAATTTAGCGGGAGCCTGGTTATTGGATAACCTGAGATTTTTCGGCGCAGGGATAACCCTGGGTCTGGCTGGCTTATTAACCAAAAGGTGGTGGATTCCCATCGCTCGGAATTTGCAGGTTTGGTTTTTAGCTTTCAAATCCGCTTCGATGAAAGGAGCAAATCCGATGTCTACTGAGCAACCGTTTCATCAATCGTCATCCGTTAAACCGGGAAGCAAAACACCCGGCGCTAGAATCAGCATTAAACGCAGCACTGTTCTCAAAGGCGCTTTTGCGTTACTGATTTTTGCCATTCTATTTACTCCCTGGGAAGCCTCAACCGGTAGCGATTGCACGCTGCAATTACCGCCCGGTCGTGAAGGCATCGCCAGAGCCAACACTGATGCGGTACTGGCTGAAATATTCGTTCAGCAGGGAGACACGATTGCCGAAGGTTCAAAAATTGCCCGACTCGCAAATCCTGAAATCGAAGATAAACTGACACAAATCAACTCGGAAATTCAACGCTTGAATGCCAACAATGCGCGGATTGAAGATGAATTGAAGGTCAAAAGCGAACTCCTGCTGTCAGCTAATTTGAAAGAAACCGAACGCAAACGCCTTCTCGAAGAATACCAATCGGAATCCCAACAAATCAGGGCTAATGCAACAGAGGCAACATCGCTTCCGCCATCGCTTGCCATCTTGCAATCGGAAATCGAATTGAAACAAACCGAACTTGAACACAATCGCCGAGAAGTCGAACGCTATAAAAAATTATTTGAACAAGGACTGGTCGGTTCGCAAATTTATGACCGGGCAATTGCCGCCATGCGCATCAGCGAAAAAGAATTGCAATCGGCGCGCGCCCGTTTGGAAGCTGCCAAAGTTGACCATCGCCGCTTGACTGCCAGCACGGAAACCGGTTCTCTGGTTGCAGAAACCGAAGCTCGCGCTGCCCGTTCAAATTTTGAAGCCTTGATAGCCGAATTGCATTCCAATCGTCAACAACTCGAAGCCTTGAAAATCCGTCAGGAAATTTTACAACGCGAATATGATGGTATGAATGTCACAGCGCCGCGCGCAGGCGTCGTGCTGGGTGAAGATTTACAAAAAACCACTGGTCGTCATTACAACAAAGGTGATGAGATTTGTCGCATCGGTGAACTGGAAAAATTTCTTTTGAAGATAGAAGTCAGCGAACGTGAAATCAGTAATGTCCGGTTGGAAAGTTCGGTTCGCTTTAAATTAAAAACCGTGCCCGGTCGAACCTTTACCGGACGGGTTTCAAAAATCAATGCCGAACCGATTGCCAATCAAAACGGGCAGCGGTTCTACCCGGTCGAAGTGATGGTTGAAAATTCCGATGGCATGCTGAGACCCGGAATGACCGGCTTTGCCCGTATTTCATTCGGTCGTCAATCGGTAGGATTTATTATTGCCGAAAAACTCTGGCATTCATTACGCCCGGAACTTTGGCTATTTTAA
- a CDS encoding peptidylprolyl isomerase: MANKKAVIETDKGNITIELYEDKAPITAGNFIDLVQKGFYNGLTFHRVEPNFVIQGGCPLGTGTGGYIDETGRERRIKLEVSRELPHGDAGAIAMARSSNPDSASSQFYITLAPTPFLDMNYAVFGRVLDGMDTVNQIRRGDKMTKVALVD; this comes from the coding sequence ATGGCAAATAAGAAAGCAGTCATCGAAACCGATAAAGGCAACATCACCATCGAACTCTACGAAGACAAAGCGCCAATTACGGCGGGCAATTTTATTGATCTGGTGCAAAAAGGATTTTATAACGGCTTAACATTTCACCGCGTCGAGCCCAATTTCGTTATTCAAGGCGGTTGTCCGCTGGGAACCGGAACCGGCGGTTACATCGACGAAACCGGCCGCGAACGAAGAATCAAACTTGAAGTGTCAAGAGAACTGCCGCACGGCGATGCCGGTGCGATAGCGATGGCGCGGTCATCAAATCCCGACAGCGCCTCAAGCCAGTTTTATATCACGCTTGCGCCCACACCATTTTTAGATATGAATTATGCAGTCTTTGGTCGTGTGCTTGATGGCATGGATACGGTCAATCAAATTCGTCGCGGCGATAAGATGACCAAAGTCGCACTGGTTGATTGA
- a CDS encoding TIGR00282 family metallophosphoesterase produces the protein MKVVILGDVVGNPGRAVLCQSIRQLKKQYEAEFVIANVENAADGAGINTKIGEEMLTAGVDVMTSGNHIYDKKEGIAYIENQPRLLRPANYASETPGRGVWFGATESGTPIAVINLQGRIFMPPTDCPFKMADKLIGEVASRARIIIVDFHAEATSEKIAFGRYVDGRVSVVVGTHTHVQTADEQIFPKGTAYITDLGMTGPHDSVIGVQSQVVIQRFLRGMPIRFEPATGDARVSGVVVEIEEQSGKAISIERIQG, from the coding sequence ATGAAGGTCGTAATTTTAGGCGATGTGGTCGGCAACCCCGGTCGCGCGGTTTTGTGTCAATCAATCAGACAATTAAAAAAACAGTATGAAGCCGAATTTGTCATTGCCAACGTCGAAAATGCTGCGGATGGCGCAGGGATTAATACAAAAATCGGTGAAGAGATGCTGACAGCGGGCGTCGATGTTATGACCTCCGGCAATCACATCTATGATAAAAAAGAGGGCATCGCTTACATCGAAAATCAGCCAAGATTATTACGTCCGGCAAATTACGCCTCGGAAACACCCGGACGCGGCGTGTGGTTTGGGGCAACCGAATCCGGCACGCCCATTGCCGTCATTAATCTTCAAGGGCGCATTTTTATGCCGCCGACCGATTGTCCTTTTAAAATGGCGGATAAATTAATTGGCGAGGTGGCTTCACGCGCCAGAATCATTATCGTTGATTTTCATGCCGAAGCAACCTCGGAAAAAATTGCTTTCGGTCGTTATGTTGATGGTCGGGTGTCTGTCGTTGTCGGAACGCATACCCATGTGCAAACTGCCGATGAACAGATTTTCCCGAAGGGCACCGCCTACATTACCGATTTGGGCATGACCGGTCCGCACGATTCGGTTATCGGGGTGCAGTCGCAGGTTGTCATCCAACGATTTCTTCGTGGAATGCCTATTCGATTTGAACCTGCAACCGGTGATGCGCGGGTCAGTGGCGTCGTCGTCGAAATCGAAGAACAATCCGGCAAAGCCATTAGCATTGAACGGATTCAAGGCTAA